The Manis javanica isolate MJ-LG chromosome 4, MJ_LKY, whole genome shotgun sequence genome contains a region encoding:
- the SCNN1D gene encoding epithelial sodium channel subunit delta isoform X2 has protein sequence MCHRAPGAVSTPRPQVVPTISPSQWLGGWPWGTLEFWEQRPLLSVLWPQTSMAEPAAQAKQPVDAAWLMLSHVPLCPVTCWSHHHRRMAAPAQGRSSLKAGAGGPRTWKCPPALPSRPPPPEERHGERLVELHTSFRELFAFFCANATIHGAIRLVCSSQNRLKTASWGLLFLGTLGMLYWQFGLLFEQYWRRPVIMTVSVHSEPKLFPAVTLCDMNPHRPSWAHRHLQALDEFAHENIYSLYKFNFSRSRDTPIVKDPGPEPAFQLDRGIRLQRLSSSDGQDRVGFRLCNSSGGDCFYRAYSSGVTAVREWYHFHYVNILALQPVASEDSHRGHGGHFVFSCRYDGQDCEAGHFQTSHHPTYGSCYTFNNEWRAQRPGVTHGISLVLRAEQQDHLPLLSTEAGIKVMIHRRNHTPFLEHRGFSIRPGTETTIGVREDEVHRLGSPYGPCTRGGQSGAVQLLYNASYTMQACLVSCFQQLLVETCSCGYYLYPLPARAEYCSYARHPAWGHCFYRLYRDLEAHRLPCASRCPRPCRESSYKLSAGTSRWPSSESVDWILAVLGKNSNRRPRGSPGPRSSTTAQWTRLPCTRCLSCSRPWAASGACGSARPSSLSWSCWNCCSMPWPLPCCWATAGSTGLGGPSGGRSAD, from the exons ATGTGCCACAGAGCACCAGGTGCCGTCTCCACACCCAGGCCCCAGGTTGTTCCCACAATTAGCCCATCCCAGTGGCTGGGCGGCTGGCCCTGGGGAACACTTGAGTTCTGGGAGCAGAGGCCCCTGCTCAGCGTCCTTTGGCCACAAACATCTATGGCAGAGCCGGCCGCACAAGCCAAGCAGCCAGTG GACGCTGCCTGGCTAATGCTGAGCCACGTCCCACTCTGTCCTGTCACCTGCTGGAGCCACCACCACAGGAGAATGGCGGCCCCTGCACAGGGAAGATCCAGCCTCAAG GCTGGAGCTGGGGGCCCCAGGACCTGGAAGTGCCCCCCGGCCCTGCCATCACGGCCGCCACCACCAGAGGAGAGGCATGGGGAGAGGCTGGTGGAGCTGCACACCTCCTTCAGAGAGCTGTTCGCCTTCTTCTGTGCCAACGCCACCATCCACGGTGCCATCCGGCTTGTCTGCTCCAGCCAGAACCGCCTCAAGACGGCATCCTGGGGGCTGCTCTTCCTGGGCACCCTGGGCATGCTCTACTGGCAGTTCGGGCTCCTCTTTGAGCAGTACTGGCGGCGCCCTGTCATCATGACAGTGTCTGTGCATTCGGAGCCAAAGCTCTTCCCGGCGGTCACTCTGTGTGACATGAACCCGCACCG GCCCAGCTGGGCCCACCGCCACCTACAGGCACTTGATGAGTTTGCCCATGAGAATATCTACTCCCTCTACAAGTTCAACttcagcagaagcagggacacCCCCATCGTCAAGGACCCCGGCCCCGAGCCGGCCTTCCAGCTGGACCGCGGAATCCGCctgcagaggctgagcagctcggATGGCCAGGACAGAGTGGGTTTCAGGCTG TGCAACAGCTCGGGCGGTGACTGCTTCTACCGGGCCTACTCGTCGGGTGTGACAGCTGTCCGGGAATGGTACCACTTCCACTACGTGAACATCCTGGCCTTGCAGCCCGTGGCCTCTGAGGACAGCCACAGAGGCCACGGGGGCCATTTTGTCTTCTCCTGCAGATACGACGGCCAGGACTGCGAGGCCGG GCACTTCCAGACATCCCACcaccccacctatggcagctgctACACCTTCAATAATGAGTGGAGGGCGCAGCGCCCAGGTGTCACCCATG GGATCAGCCTGGTCCTCAGGGCTGAGCAGCAGGACCACCTCCCTCTGCTGTCCACGGAGGCTGGCATCAAGGTCATGATTCACAGGCGCAACCACACGCCTTTCCTGGAGCATCGAGGTTTCAGCATCCGGCCGGGGACTGAGACCACCATTGGCGTCCGAGAG GATGAGGTGCACAGGCTTGGGAGCCCCTATGGCCCCTGCACCCGCGGCGGGCAGAGTGGGGCTGTGCAGCTGCTGTACAACGCCTCTTACACCATGCAG GCCTGCCTGGTCTCCTGCTTCCAGCAGCTGTTGGTAGAGACCTGCTCCTGTGGCTACTACTTGTACCCCCTGCCGGCCAGGGCTGAGTACTGCAGCTATGCCAGGCACCCAGCCTGGG GTCACTGCTTCTACCGCCTCTATAGGGACCTGGAGGCCCACAGGCTTCCCTGTGCGTCACgctgccccaggccctgcag GGAGTCTTCCTACAAGCTCTCTGCCGGGACCTCCCGATGGCCTTCTTCCGAGTCAGTG GACTGGATCCTGGCTGTGCTGGGCAAGAACAGCAACCGGAGACCCAGGGGGAGCCCAGGCCCCAG GAGCTCAACTACCGCACAATGGACGAGACTCCCATGTACTCG GTGCCTCAGCTGCTCTCGGCCATGGGCAGCCTCTGGAGCCTGTGGTTCGGCTCGTCCGTCCTCTCTGTCCTGGAgctgctggaactgctgctcGATGCCCTGGCCCttgccctgctgctgggctaccgCCGGCTCCACAGGCCTCGGGGGTCCCAGCGGGGGCCGGTCAGCTGACTAG
- the SCNN1D gene encoding epithelial sodium channel subunit delta isoform X1, whose product MCHRAPGAVSTPRPQVVPTISPSQWLGGWPWGTLEFWEQRPLLSVLWPQTSMAEPAAQAKQPVDAAWLMLSHVPLCPVTCWSHHHRRMAAPAQGRSSLKAGAGGPRTWKCPPALPSRPPPPEERHGERLVELHTSFRELFAFFCANATIHGAIRLVCSSQNRLKTASWGLLFLGTLGMLYWQFGLLFEQYWRRPVIMTVSVHSEPKLFPAVTLCDMNPHRPSWAHRHLQALDEFAHENIYSLYKFNFSRSRDTPIVKDPGPEPAFQLDRGIRLQRLSSSDGQDRVGFRLCNSSGGDCFYRAYSSGVTAVREWYHFHYVNILALQPVASEDSHRGHGGHFVFSCRYDGQDCEAGHFQTSHHPTYGSCYTFNNEWRAQRPGVTHGISLVLRAEQQDHLPLLSTEAGIKVMIHRRNHTPFLEHRGFSIRPGTETTIGVREDEVHRLGSPYGPCTRGGQSGAVQLLYNASYTMQACLVSCFQQLLVETCSCGYYLYPLPARAEYCSYARHPAWGHCFYRLYRDLEAHRLPCASRCPRPCRESSYKLSAGTSRWPSSESVDWILAVLGKNSNRRPRGSPGPRSNVAKVNIFYQELNYRTMDETPMYSVPQLLSAMGSLWSLWFGSSVLSVLELLELLLDALALALLLGYRRLHRPRGSQRGPVS is encoded by the exons ATGTGCCACAGAGCACCAGGTGCCGTCTCCACACCCAGGCCCCAGGTTGTTCCCACAATTAGCCCATCCCAGTGGCTGGGCGGCTGGCCCTGGGGAACACTTGAGTTCTGGGAGCAGAGGCCCCTGCTCAGCGTCCTTTGGCCACAAACATCTATGGCAGAGCCGGCCGCACAAGCCAAGCAGCCAGTG GACGCTGCCTGGCTAATGCTGAGCCACGTCCCACTCTGTCCTGTCACCTGCTGGAGCCACCACCACAGGAGAATGGCGGCCCCTGCACAGGGAAGATCCAGCCTCAAG GCTGGAGCTGGGGGCCCCAGGACCTGGAAGTGCCCCCCGGCCCTGCCATCACGGCCGCCACCACCAGAGGAGAGGCATGGGGAGAGGCTGGTGGAGCTGCACACCTCCTTCAGAGAGCTGTTCGCCTTCTTCTGTGCCAACGCCACCATCCACGGTGCCATCCGGCTTGTCTGCTCCAGCCAGAACCGCCTCAAGACGGCATCCTGGGGGCTGCTCTTCCTGGGCACCCTGGGCATGCTCTACTGGCAGTTCGGGCTCCTCTTTGAGCAGTACTGGCGGCGCCCTGTCATCATGACAGTGTCTGTGCATTCGGAGCCAAAGCTCTTCCCGGCGGTCACTCTGTGTGACATGAACCCGCACCG GCCCAGCTGGGCCCACCGCCACCTACAGGCACTTGATGAGTTTGCCCATGAGAATATCTACTCCCTCTACAAGTTCAACttcagcagaagcagggacacCCCCATCGTCAAGGACCCCGGCCCCGAGCCGGCCTTCCAGCTGGACCGCGGAATCCGCctgcagaggctgagcagctcggATGGCCAGGACAGAGTGGGTTTCAGGCTG TGCAACAGCTCGGGCGGTGACTGCTTCTACCGGGCCTACTCGTCGGGTGTGACAGCTGTCCGGGAATGGTACCACTTCCACTACGTGAACATCCTGGCCTTGCAGCCCGTGGCCTCTGAGGACAGCCACAGAGGCCACGGGGGCCATTTTGTCTTCTCCTGCAGATACGACGGCCAGGACTGCGAGGCCGG GCACTTCCAGACATCCCACcaccccacctatggcagctgctACACCTTCAATAATGAGTGGAGGGCGCAGCGCCCAGGTGTCACCCATG GGATCAGCCTGGTCCTCAGGGCTGAGCAGCAGGACCACCTCCCTCTGCTGTCCACGGAGGCTGGCATCAAGGTCATGATTCACAGGCGCAACCACACGCCTTTCCTGGAGCATCGAGGTTTCAGCATCCGGCCGGGGACTGAGACCACCATTGGCGTCCGAGAG GATGAGGTGCACAGGCTTGGGAGCCCCTATGGCCCCTGCACCCGCGGCGGGCAGAGTGGGGCTGTGCAGCTGCTGTACAACGCCTCTTACACCATGCAG GCCTGCCTGGTCTCCTGCTTCCAGCAGCTGTTGGTAGAGACCTGCTCCTGTGGCTACTACTTGTACCCCCTGCCGGCCAGGGCTGAGTACTGCAGCTATGCCAGGCACCCAGCCTGGG GTCACTGCTTCTACCGCCTCTATAGGGACCTGGAGGCCCACAGGCTTCCCTGTGCGTCACgctgccccaggccctgcag GGAGTCTTCCTACAAGCTCTCTGCCGGGACCTCCCGATGGCCTTCTTCCGAGTCAGTG GACTGGATCCTGGCTGTGCTGGGCAAGAACAGCAACCGGAGACCCAGGGGGAGCCCAGGCCCCAG GAGCAACGTTGCCAAGGTGAACATCTTCTACCAGGAGCTCAACTACCGCACAATGGACGAGACTCCCATGTACTCG GTGCCTCAGCTGCTCTCGGCCATGGGCAGCCTCTGGAGCCTGTGGTTCGGCTCGTCCGTCCTCTCTGTCCTGGAgctgctggaactgctgctcGATGCCCTGGCCCttgccctgctgctgggctaccgCCGGCTCCACAGGCCTCGGGGGTCCCAGCGGGGGCCGGTCAGCTGA
- the SCNN1D gene encoding epithelial sodium channel subunit delta isoform X3 encodes MLSHVPLCPVTCWSHHHRRMAAPAQGRSSLKAGAGGPRTWKCPPALPSRPPPPEERHGERLVELHTSFRELFAFFCANATIHGAIRLVCSSQNRLKTASWGLLFLGTLGMLYWQFGLLFEQYWRRPVIMTVSVHSEPKLFPAVTLCDMNPHRPSWAHRHLQALDEFAHENIYSLYKFNFSRSRDTPIVKDPGPEPAFQLDRGIRLQRLSSSDGQDRVGFRLCNSSGGDCFYRAYSSGVTAVREWYHFHYVNILALQPVASEDSHRGHGGHFVFSCRYDGQDCEAGHFQTSHHPTYGSCYTFNNEWRAQRPGVTHGISLVLRAEQQDHLPLLSTEAGIKVMIHRRNHTPFLEHRGFSIRPGTETTIGVREDEVHRLGSPYGPCTRGGQSGAVQLLYNASYTMQACLVSCFQQLLVETCSCGYYLYPLPARAEYCSYARHPAWGHCFYRLYRDLEAHRLPCASRCPRPCRESSYKLSAGTSRWPSSESVDWILAVLGKNSNRRPRGSPGPRSNVAKVNIFYQELNYRTMDETPMYSVPQLLSAMGSLWSLWFGSSVLSVLELLELLLDALALALLLGYRRLHRPRGSQRGPVS; translated from the exons ATGCTGAGCCACGTCCCACTCTGTCCTGTCACCTGCTGGAGCCACCACCACAGGAGAATGGCGGCCCCTGCACAGGGAAGATCCAGCCTCAAG GCTGGAGCTGGGGGCCCCAGGACCTGGAAGTGCCCCCCGGCCCTGCCATCACGGCCGCCACCACCAGAGGAGAGGCATGGGGAGAGGCTGGTGGAGCTGCACACCTCCTTCAGAGAGCTGTTCGCCTTCTTCTGTGCCAACGCCACCATCCACGGTGCCATCCGGCTTGTCTGCTCCAGCCAGAACCGCCTCAAGACGGCATCCTGGGGGCTGCTCTTCCTGGGCACCCTGGGCATGCTCTACTGGCAGTTCGGGCTCCTCTTTGAGCAGTACTGGCGGCGCCCTGTCATCATGACAGTGTCTGTGCATTCGGAGCCAAAGCTCTTCCCGGCGGTCACTCTGTGTGACATGAACCCGCACCG GCCCAGCTGGGCCCACCGCCACCTACAGGCACTTGATGAGTTTGCCCATGAGAATATCTACTCCCTCTACAAGTTCAACttcagcagaagcagggacacCCCCATCGTCAAGGACCCCGGCCCCGAGCCGGCCTTCCAGCTGGACCGCGGAATCCGCctgcagaggctgagcagctcggATGGCCAGGACAGAGTGGGTTTCAGGCTG TGCAACAGCTCGGGCGGTGACTGCTTCTACCGGGCCTACTCGTCGGGTGTGACAGCTGTCCGGGAATGGTACCACTTCCACTACGTGAACATCCTGGCCTTGCAGCCCGTGGCCTCTGAGGACAGCCACAGAGGCCACGGGGGCCATTTTGTCTTCTCCTGCAGATACGACGGCCAGGACTGCGAGGCCGG GCACTTCCAGACATCCCACcaccccacctatggcagctgctACACCTTCAATAATGAGTGGAGGGCGCAGCGCCCAGGTGTCACCCATG GGATCAGCCTGGTCCTCAGGGCTGAGCAGCAGGACCACCTCCCTCTGCTGTCCACGGAGGCTGGCATCAAGGTCATGATTCACAGGCGCAACCACACGCCTTTCCTGGAGCATCGAGGTTTCAGCATCCGGCCGGGGACTGAGACCACCATTGGCGTCCGAGAG GATGAGGTGCACAGGCTTGGGAGCCCCTATGGCCCCTGCACCCGCGGCGGGCAGAGTGGGGCTGTGCAGCTGCTGTACAACGCCTCTTACACCATGCAG GCCTGCCTGGTCTCCTGCTTCCAGCAGCTGTTGGTAGAGACCTGCTCCTGTGGCTACTACTTGTACCCCCTGCCGGCCAGGGCTGAGTACTGCAGCTATGCCAGGCACCCAGCCTGGG GTCACTGCTTCTACCGCCTCTATAGGGACCTGGAGGCCCACAGGCTTCCCTGTGCGTCACgctgccccaggccctgcag GGAGTCTTCCTACAAGCTCTCTGCCGGGACCTCCCGATGGCCTTCTTCCGAGTCAGTG GACTGGATCCTGGCTGTGCTGGGCAAGAACAGCAACCGGAGACCCAGGGGGAGCCCAGGCCCCAG GAGCAACGTTGCCAAGGTGAACATCTTCTACCAGGAGCTCAACTACCGCACAATGGACGAGACTCCCATGTACTCG GTGCCTCAGCTGCTCTCGGCCATGGGCAGCCTCTGGAGCCTGTGGTTCGGCTCGTCCGTCCTCTCTGTCCTGGAgctgctggaactgctgctcGATGCCCTGGCCCttgccctgctgctgggctaccgCCGGCTCCACAGGCCTCGGGGGTCCCAGCGGGGGCCGGTCAGCTGA